In Desulfomonile tiedjei DSM 6799, a genomic segment contains:
- the dnaE gene encoding DNA polymerase III subunit alpha, whose protein sequence is MPTSDFVHLHLHTQYSLLDGAIRIPDLIAAAKEYKMPALAVTDHGNLFGAMEFYSQVKSNGIKPIIGCELYIAPESRFDHNAKAGQVAYYHLILLCENEKGYRNLCKLVTKAYQEGFYYKPRIDKELLQQHSEGLICLSSCLSGEVPSLLLAGDENDALKSAEWFRELFGKERYYLELQENGMDEQRKVNKGLIELAAKLDVDLVATNDCHYLHREDHRAHEILLCIQTGKKMEDTDRMSFSSDQFFFKSPEQMYHHFRHIPEAIKNTRVIADKCNLVLEFGKIHMPRFDPGEGKSLRDLFAEQAQAGFKEKTARLIEQGAMDDALYKRYHDQIEYEIRMIQDMGFSGYFLIVADFIGFAKKNRIPVGPGRGSAAGSLAAYCLGITDIDPIRYNLLFERFLNPERKSMPDIDVDFCMEGRDRVIEYVSTRYGKDNVAQIITFGRMQAKAVVRDVARVLGFPYAVADQISKLIPEALKMTLDKALKEEPRLKEMMKRPEVADLINTARSLEGLTRHASTHAAGIVISDKPLVEHLPLYIGNNGETITQFDMTWVEKIGLVKFDFLGLKTLTVIDQALKLIESGRETILDLTAIQLDDPETFSMLAKGDTLGIFQLESSGMRDVLTKFKPSVFEDLIAILALYRPGPLESGMVDDFINRKHGRTSIEYPLPELEPILKETYGVIVYQEQVMNISKVLADYSLGEADLLRRAMGKKKPEEMAEQKIRFEKGAAKNKIDPERAAFIFELMEKFAGYGFNKSHSAAYAMVTYQTAYLKAHFPAEFMAAQLSCETGNTDKITMYISECANMGIEVLPPHVNESLQTFSVSGGKIRFGLSAVKNVGESAVVSILESRSEDGPFCSLYDFCRRVDLRRTNKKVIESLIKCGAMDGLGHSRRSMAEQLDTVIEEASSFQKEKTNGQFNLFAGECEVAAPAASSSVQDMEEWDDLYKLQLEKELMGFYVTGHPLMNFMDIIEKYCNASSQTLAATEPQSLVRMAGMVKKIKEIQTKKGDRMAFVSLEDLTGITEVTVFADLYKLTRDLLQSSEPLMVSGVREGDKESPKMLAHEIYPLDEAPRRMSKGIRIRITALGADPRHVPQLKKIFSKHRGRVPVKVSVSIPNRSEILISLPAVECDPSEEFITEIKDVLGYPAVTLE, encoded by the coding sequence ATGCCCACCTCGGATTTCGTCCATCTGCACCTTCACACCCAATACTCTTTGCTGGACGGGGCAATTCGCATTCCGGATCTGATAGCGGCGGCAAAGGAATACAAAATGCCCGCGCTTGCGGTGACGGATCATGGAAACCTCTTCGGTGCAATGGAGTTTTACTCTCAGGTGAAATCCAATGGTATCAAGCCGATCATTGGTTGCGAGCTGTACATTGCTCCGGAGTCCCGCTTCGATCACAACGCGAAAGCGGGGCAGGTAGCCTACTATCATCTGATTCTGCTTTGCGAAAACGAGAAGGGGTACAGGAATCTCTGCAAGCTCGTGACGAAAGCCTATCAGGAAGGCTTCTATTACAAGCCCAGAATTGACAAAGAATTGCTGCAACAGCATAGCGAAGGGCTTATCTGCCTGAGTTCCTGTTTGTCCGGTGAAGTGCCGTCCCTGTTGCTTGCGGGAGACGAAAACGACGCCCTGAAATCAGCGGAGTGGTTCCGTGAACTCTTCGGAAAGGAACGCTACTATCTGGAACTTCAGGAAAACGGGATGGATGAGCAACGCAAAGTCAACAAGGGGCTCATAGAACTTGCTGCAAAATTGGACGTTGACCTCGTTGCAACCAATGACTGCCATTATCTCCATAGAGAGGATCACAGAGCACACGAGATTCTTCTCTGCATTCAGACCGGCAAGAAGATGGAAGATACGGACCGAATGAGCTTTAGTTCGGACCAGTTCTTCTTCAAATCTCCGGAACAGATGTATCACCATTTTCGCCATATTCCTGAGGCAATCAAGAATACTCGAGTCATTGCAGATAAATGCAACCTTGTCCTGGAATTCGGCAAAATACACATGCCGCGATTCGACCCGGGAGAAGGTAAATCACTCAGAGACCTCTTCGCGGAACAAGCCCAGGCGGGATTCAAAGAAAAAACGGCTCGTTTGATCGAACAGGGTGCAATGGATGATGCGCTTTACAAACGGTATCACGACCAGATCGAGTATGAAATCCGCATGATCCAGGATATGGGTTTCTCAGGCTATTTTCTCATCGTGGCAGATTTTATCGGTTTCGCAAAGAAGAACAGAATTCCCGTAGGACCCGGTCGCGGCTCGGCTGCGGGATCTCTTGCCGCGTACTGTCTCGGCATTACCGATATTGACCCCATTCGCTACAATCTCCTGTTCGAGCGCTTTCTCAATCCGGAACGCAAGAGCATGCCTGATATCGACGTGGATTTCTGCATGGAAGGTCGCGACCGTGTCATCGAGTATGTTTCCACACGATACGGCAAGGACAATGTTGCTCAGATCATCACTTTCGGGAGAATGCAGGCGAAAGCCGTGGTGAGAGATGTGGCCAGGGTTCTAGGATTTCCGTACGCTGTGGCGGATCAGATTTCCAAATTGATACCTGAAGCCCTGAAGATGACACTGGACAAGGCTTTGAAAGAAGAGCCTCGTCTCAAAGAAATGATGAAGCGTCCTGAAGTGGCAGATCTCATCAACACGGCCCGATCCCTGGAAGGATTGACTCGCCATGCGTCAACACATGCCGCAGGGATCGTGATCTCGGACAAGCCGCTGGTGGAGCACCTGCCGCTGTACATTGGAAACAACGGTGAGACGATCACTCAGTTCGACATGACGTGGGTGGAAAAGATAGGATTGGTGAAATTTGATTTTCTCGGGCTCAAAACGCTTACCGTAATCGATCAGGCACTGAAACTCATTGAATCCGGCCGGGAAACGATTCTCGATCTTACAGCCATTCAGCTTGACGACCCGGAGACGTTTAGCATGCTCGCAAAGGGCGATACCCTGGGAATTTTCCAGCTTGAATCGTCCGGAATGCGGGACGTGCTGACAAAATTCAAACCATCGGTGTTCGAGGATCTCATCGCCATTCTCGCGCTCTACAGACCGGGACCGCTGGAATCGGGAATGGTGGACGACTTCATCAATCGTAAGCACGGTCGAACCTCCATTGAATACCCGCTGCCCGAGCTGGAACCGATTCTCAAAGAGACGTACGGCGTTATCGTGTACCAGGAACAGGTCATGAACATATCGAAAGTTCTGGCTGATTATTCCCTCGGTGAGGCCGACCTGCTCAGACGTGCCATGGGAAAAAAGAAACCCGAGGAAATGGCCGAGCAGAAGATCCGATTTGAGAAGGGCGCCGCGAAAAACAAAATCGATCCGGAACGTGCGGCATTCATATTCGAGCTTATGGAGAAGTTCGCAGGCTATGGATTCAATAAATCGCATTCCGCTGCATATGCGATGGTCACCTATCAGACGGCTTACCTGAAGGCCCATTTTCCGGCTGAATTCATGGCTGCTCAACTGAGTTGCGAGACCGGCAATACCGACAAGATCACGATGTACATCTCCGAGTGTGCAAACATGGGGATTGAAGTATTGCCTCCTCATGTGAACGAATCGCTTCAGACGTTTAGCGTGTCAGGCGGAAAAATACGATTTGGGCTCAGTGCGGTAAAGAATGTAGGGGAATCGGCGGTGGTGTCCATTCTGGAATCTCGGTCCGAAGACGGGCCCTTCTGCTCGTTGTACGACTTCTGCCGCAGAGTGGATCTCCGACGCACAAACAAGAAGGTGATCGAGAGCCTGATCAAATGCGGCGCAATGGACGGTCTGGGGCATTCACGAAGGTCCATGGCCGAACAACTTGATACTGTGATCGAGGAAGCCTCCAGTTTTCAGAAAGAGAAGACCAACGGACAATTCAATCTATTTGCGGGTGAATGCGAGGTTGCTGCACCTGCCGCGAGTTCGTCCGTGCAAGATATGGAAGAATGGGACGATTTGTATAAACTCCAGTTGGAAAAAGAGTTGATGGGGTTTTATGTCACAGGCCATCCATTAATGAATTTCATGGATATTATCGAAAAGTACTGTAACGCCTCGTCCCAGACGCTCGCTGCCACTGAACCGCAATCTCTCGTCCGAATGGCTGGCATGGTTAAAAAGATCAAAGAAATCCAGACGAAAAAAGGCGACCGCATGGCGTTCGTATCTCTGGAAGATCTCACGGGTATTACCGAGGTAACCGTCTTTGCGGATTTGTACAAGCTAACCAGAGATTTGCTGCAATCGAGCGAGCCGCTCATGGTGTCGGGTGTAAGAGAAGGCGACAAGGAATCACCCAAAATGCTGGCTCACGAAATCTACCCCCTGGATGAGGCTCCTCGTCGCATGAGCAAAGGTATACGGATACGGATAACTGCATTAGGAGCCGATCCGCGTCACGTTCCCCAATTAAAGAAGATTTTCTCGAAGCACAGAGGACGGGTTCCCGTAAAAGTCTCCGTATCCATACCCAACAGATCTGAAATACTTATTTCACTCCCAGCCGTGGAATGCGATCCATCGGAAGAATTCATAACGGAAATCAAAGATGTCCTGGGCTATCCGGCGGTTACTTTGGAGTAA
- the lpxB gene encoding lipid-A-disaccharide synthase, with product MHRGPSILLLAGEASGDYHAAALVREVRKLRPETRFVGIGGDKLAAEGMELLFHYKDVNTIGLSEGFAKIRSIYRAYQSMKDQLRDGGHQLFIPVDYPDVNIRLCLFAKRAGIPVCYYISPQVWAWRKGRTRKLANRVNRMMTLFPFEEKLYRRAGLQAYFVGHTMVNDIPENLGRAVVRSGLNLDPDKYTVALVPGSRPAEIIRMLPKMCEAADSFTREFHDTAFVLPLAGPHLSELVDRILTKYSSQIHVHRTEASTLMAAADCGLVTSGTATLQAALAGMPHIVAYELDSLSWWFATRILKPLLMDKDLHVAIANVLAIQQEKEGKGPIKFMLDAGFHVPCQECRRPLFVPELLQDHATAPNMAAWLRRFRTEPSLCAAMARGFSDLRRSLEPTRTGPTAAEIVSEFL from the coding sequence ATGCATCGAGGACCGTCCATACTTCTACTTGCTGGAGAAGCATCCGGTGATTACCACGCGGCCGCTCTCGTGAGGGAAGTACGAAAGCTCAGGCCTGAAACACGATTTGTGGGTATAGGTGGAGACAAGCTCGCAGCAGAAGGAATGGAGCTGCTGTTTCACTACAAGGATGTGAATACCATCGGCCTGAGTGAAGGCTTTGCAAAAATACGAAGTATCTACCGCGCGTATCAATCCATGAAGGATCAGTTGCGTGACGGCGGGCACCAGCTTTTTATCCCGGTAGACTATCCCGATGTGAATATCCGGCTCTGTCTGTTTGCAAAAAGAGCAGGGATTCCTGTGTGTTATTACATCAGCCCCCAGGTGTGGGCATGGCGTAAAGGCAGGACACGCAAACTGGCGAACCGCGTGAACCGCATGATGACGCTGTTTCCTTTTGAAGAGAAGCTCTACCGCAGGGCAGGTTTACAGGCCTACTTTGTCGGGCATACCATGGTGAACGATATTCCCGAAAATCTGGGCAGAGCTGTCGTCCGTTCCGGGTTGAACCTCGATCCTGATAAGTACACGGTTGCACTGGTCCCGGGAAGCCGTCCGGCAGAGATTATCCGTATGCTTCCCAAGATGTGTGAGGCAGCCGATTCATTTACCAGGGAGTTCCATGATACCGCCTTCGTGCTTCCTCTGGCCGGTCCTCATCTTTCGGAGTTGGTAGATCGAATCCTGACGAAGTATTCCTCCCAGATTCACGTGCACCGAACCGAAGCTTCAACGCTCATGGCTGCTGCCGACTGCGGTCTCGTGACTTCAGGAACAGCGACGCTTCAGGCAGCACTGGCCGGAATGCCGCATATCGTCGCGTACGAGTTGGATTCCCTGAGCTGGTGGTTTGCCACAAGGATTCTCAAACCCTTACTCATGGATAAGGATCTGCATGTAGCCATTGCCAATGTTCTGGCAATTCAGCAGGAAAAGGAAGGAAAAGGGCCGATCAAGTTCATGCTCGATGCAGGATTTCACGTGCCCTGTCAGGAATGCCGAAGACCGCTCTTCGTACCTGAATTGCTCCAGGATCATGCTACTGCGCCAAATATGGCCGCATGGCTCAGGCGATTCAGAACCGAACCGTCCCTTTGCGCAGCAATGGCCCGCGGTTTCTCGGATTTGAGACGATCTCTCGAACCGACCCGGACAGGACCGACCGCAGCAGAAATCGTCTCCGAGTTTCTGTGA
- a CDS encoding plasmid pRiA4b ORF-3 family protein → MKKKSVEKRIYQLKITLRGIRPPIWRRIQVRSDTSLYLLHHILQTVMGWDRAHLHEFFVFGDSYGDSKFMEGEVLEEKNVTLGQLITGEKERFRYLYDFGDSWEHEIVVEKILPMESEIRYPVCIKGKRACPPEDCGGAPGYENLLEVLKDPSDPEYEDVLDWVSSDFDPEEFNLELINKILART, encoded by the coding sequence ATGAAAAAGAAATCCGTCGAAAAACGCATTTATCAGCTCAAGATTACGCTTCGAGGCATCAGACCCCCTATATGGAGACGGATTCAGGTCCGTAGCGACACAAGTCTCTATCTACTCCATCACATCCTTCAAACGGTTATGGGATGGGATAGAGCACATCTCCATGAATTTTTCGTCTTTGGAGATTCCTATGGGGATTCGAAATTCATGGAAGGAGAAGTGCTAGAGGAAAAAAACGTGACTTTGGGTCAGTTGATTACCGGCGAAAAAGAAAGATTCCGCTACCTGTACGATTTTGGCGACTCTTGGGAGCACGAAATTGTTGTGGAGAAAATTCTGCCGATGGAAAGCGAAATCCGGTATCCCGTCTGCATTAAGGGTAAACGTGCTTGCCCCCCGGAGGATTGCGGCGGTGCACCGGGATACGAGAACCTTTTGGAAGTTCTCAAAGATCCATCCGACCCTGAATATGAGGATGTGCTGGATTGGGTGTCGAGCGATTTTGATCCGGAGGAGTTTAACCTGGAACTAATAAATAAGATACTCGCAAGGACTTGA
- a CDS encoding radical SAM protein, whose amino-acid sequence MKIGLCEKCGNPADACYEIRNNKVYLVKFCRECGRSSTLVTKNARKWRWKREVVGYKEPAHPACSLNCKECDHQAHTPPTTVSVDVTNLCNQHCPICLAYVDAMGYAYHPPVEYFDKVFKHFRDNDPRPNICFFGGEPTVHEDFLTIVKLAKSYGFQVQLFTNGIKLADKAYCKELCSLGIQVNFGFDGTRPTIYKTLRGDNSLAAKKKGLENVIECGVNKLVITTTLAVGVNDGNMRDMLEFIHQHREHVSVWAFVPLTPCWEGDNVNLEPTTTECVEQVFEEMIHGVEFVSTGMMKFEVLSRFFGKQTLGGSHPNCESATVLVSDGEKYSPLSDYLKVSLSELLVALRKIDSKLAAKPARKKTNGLRKTFVDIASFWALTKTLGKNLNIRRIFGGSAFTNIIGALTDLARGRKIDEILKNRTSFKHVLTLLTIPYEDKGGLEDARLKDCPAVFAYEDVDSGRIRTTAFCSWQTVKDDVCRKIQAKYADSVPEKRKSASEKAG is encoded by the coding sequence ATGAAAATCGGTTTGTGCGAAAAATGCGGTAATCCTGCTGATGCATGCTACGAAATCAGAAACAACAAAGTGTACCTGGTCAAATTCTGCCGAGAATGCGGCCGCTCTTCCACGCTCGTTACCAAGAATGCGCGGAAATGGCGCTGGAAAAGAGAAGTGGTCGGGTACAAGGAACCGGCTCATCCAGCGTGTTCCCTGAACTGCAAAGAATGCGATCATCAGGCGCACACTCCTCCGACTACCGTTTCCGTGGACGTTACAAACCTGTGCAATCAGCATTGCCCGATTTGCCTTGCGTACGTCGATGCCATGGGGTACGCGTATCATCCGCCGGTTGAATACTTTGATAAAGTTTTTAAGCACTTCCGGGATAACGATCCTCGGCCGAATATCTGCTTTTTCGGTGGGGAACCCACTGTTCACGAAGATTTCCTCACCATAGTCAAGCTGGCGAAATCGTACGGCTTTCAGGTACAGCTATTTACGAATGGCATTAAGCTTGCCGATAAGGCTTATTGCAAGGAATTATGTTCCCTGGGAATCCAGGTGAACTTCGGATTCGACGGCACTCGTCCGACAATCTACAAGACTCTTCGCGGGGACAATTCTCTGGCAGCCAAGAAGAAGGGCTTGGAGAACGTCATCGAGTGCGGAGTGAACAAACTGGTGATTACCACCACGTTAGCGGTAGGCGTCAACGACGGAAACATGCGTGACATGCTGGAGTTCATCCACCAGCACCGCGAGCACGTTTCGGTTTGGGCTTTTGTTCCGCTCACTCCCTGCTGGGAAGGGGATAACGTGAACCTGGAACCTACGACAACCGAATGCGTGGAACAGGTTTTTGAGGAAATGATCCATGGAGTGGAGTTTGTCTCCACGGGAATGATGAAGTTCGAGGTTCTCTCCCGGTTTTTCGGGAAACAGACTCTCGGCGGTTCGCATCCCAATTGCGAGAGTGCCACTGTGCTGGTTTCAGACGGCGAGAAATATTCTCCTCTTTCCGATTACCTGAAAGTATCTCTTTCGGAACTGCTCGTTGCGTTGCGCAAGATCGATTCGAAGTTGGCGGCCAAACCTGCACGTAAGAAAACGAACGGCTTGAGAAAGACGTTCGTCGACATTGCATCATTTTGGGCGCTGACGAAAACACTGGGAAAAAACCTCAACATAAGACGTATATTCGGTGGCTCGGCGTTTACAAACATAATTGGAGCACTCACAGACCTGGCTCGAGGCCGAAAGATCGACGAGATACTCAAAAACCGAACAAGCTTCAAGCATGTACTGACCCTTCTCACCATCCCATACGAGGACAAGGGAGGTCTCGAGGATGCTCGCCTCAAAGATTGTCCTGCCGTGTTCGCATACGAAGATGTGGATTCGGGCCGCATCAGAACAACAGCATTCTGCTCCTGGCAGACTGTGAAGGATGACGTGTGCAGAAAGATTCAGGCCAAGTACGCCGATAGTGTTCCCGAAAAGCGAAAGTCGGCAAGCGAAAAAGCGGGCTGA
- a CDS encoding Fic family protein produces MNRGPQGKLVRQTTASEDFEAFIPFALPPEPPVEIDLDLLEKANRAVGRLDALTLLLPDSSLFLYFYIRKEAVLSSQIEGTQSSLSDLLLHEYDKAPGVPIHDVQEVSQYVAALNHGLERLRGGFPLSLRLIREIHEILLSKGRGSTRTPGEFRRSQNWIGGTRPSNALFVPPPPEEVMRCMGDLEKFLHDQPVRTPLLLKAALTHVQFETIHPFLDGNGRLGRLLITFLLCVEGALSEPLLYVSLYFKENRDTYYHLLQRVRVEGDWEAWVTFFLEGVIETSEQAVRTAQRITHLFVNDRIRIEKMGQAAGNVARIHTYLQRNPVLEIPRAAAEIGISQPTVTSALKRLGEIGVVKEITGKARERIYVYKDYLDILGEGTQPL; encoded by the coding sequence ATGAATCGTGGCCCGCAAGGAAAACTCGTTCGTCAAACCACAGCCTCTGAAGATTTCGAAGCATTTATCCCGTTTGCTCTCCCGCCGGAGCCGCCAGTAGAGATTGATCTGGATCTCTTGGAGAAAGCCAACCGAGCAGTGGGACGTTTGGATGCTCTCACGCTTCTTCTCCCGGATTCTTCCCTTTTTCTTTATTTCTATATCCGAAAAGAAGCAGTCTTGTCCTCTCAAATCGAAGGGACTCAATCTTCATTATCCGACCTCCTCCTGCACGAATATGATAAAGCACCCGGAGTTCCTATACATGACGTGCAAGAAGTATCGCAGTACGTAGCGGCTCTCAATCACGGGTTGGAACGACTGAGAGGCGGATTTCCTCTTTCGTTGAGATTAATACGTGAAATTCATGAGATACTCCTCTCTAAAGGACGAGGTAGCACCCGAACACCCGGTGAATTCAGAAGATCACAAAATTGGATCGGGGGCACTCGTCCGAGTAATGCATTGTTTGTTCCGCCTCCGCCGGAAGAAGTGATGCGTTGTATGGGAGACCTGGAGAAATTTCTTCACGATCAGCCTGTTCGGACCCCTCTGCTTCTTAAGGCAGCACTGACCCACGTCCAATTTGAAACGATTCATCCTTTTCTCGATGGTAACGGACGTCTGGGGAGACTTTTGATAACGTTTCTCCTCTGTGTCGAGGGCGCTTTGTCCGAACCTCTTCTTTACGTGAGCCTCTATTTCAAAGAGAATCGAGACACCTACTACCATTTGTTGCAGAGGGTTCGCGTCGAGGGGGATTGGGAAGCCTGGGTAACCTTCTTTCTGGAAGGAGTGATAGAAACCTCGGAGCAAGCAGTAAGAACCGCGCAGCGGATTACACATCTGTTTGTTAATGACCGGATACGTATTGAGAAGATGGGACAGGCAGCCGGAAACGTCGCGCGAATCCACACCTATCTTCAGAGAAACCCTGTGTTGGAGATTCCCAGAGCCGCGGCGGAGATCGGAATCTCTCAACCGACCGTCACATCAGCCCTGAAGAGGCTGGGAGAAATCGGAGTCGTGAAAGAAATTACAGGTAAAGCCAGGGAAAGAATATACGTATACAAGGACTATCTCGACATTCTTGGCGAGGGGACTCAGCCTTTATAA
- the glgP gene encoding alpha-glucan family phosphorylase has product MRHIIVKPDLPDELQALMNIGRNLWFTWNPAANRLFQELDPELWERCKHNPILLLANLSPERKAEITQDALLMERVLQTEQAFEDYISNVGIYSFNIDKPIDFRIAYFSMEYGLSECIPIYSGGLGVLSGDHLKSTSNLRLPLMGMGLLYQKGYFQQYLNVDGWQQELYPDNDFYNMPVSPVLDETGNQASFELDLDSRQVRVLIWKMQVGRIPLYLLDTNHPANSAASRRITAELYGGDIEMRIQQEIVLGIGGARAFHMLGLWPFVYHLNEGHAAFAALERIRQSMTTYKIPFDVALEAVAGSTVFTTHTPVPAGIDLFPPELVERYFRRYMESLGMSVKDLLELGQQNPEDKHSPLSMAVLALRMSRGVNAVSRLHSRVSRKMWRGLWKEVDEQDVPIGYVTNGVHIPSYLSKEMADLFERYLGEGWIEEPDNEKIWSGVYGIPHEELWNIHETRRDRLVAFCRRKVYRQMLNLGGTSLAVRRAREVLSPEALTIGFARRFAPYKRAGLLFSDPDRLLKIISDKRRPVQFIFAGKAHPQDLLGKEIIKKVVHQSRLEGFRKKLVFLEDYDINIARYLVQGVDVWLNTPIRPMEACGTSGMKAAANGALNMSILDGWWPEAYDGTNGWAIGAGKEYEDAEYRDDVEANEIYELLEREVVPLFFDRGPDGHPHGWIEMMKNSMATVCGKFNSHRMVEEYLRDYYVPAGWAHQILGENRMARARELRDWKQRIRGLWQSIQVLDINLPSGDRVALGDDLEVSATIRLGDVGTQEVVVDLCHGQVEDGSDLMLNRNITTMMSSEKASDGTWVFKGTVPCRETGIYGYTVRILPFHPYLFNPLSMNLVVWS; this is encoded by the coding sequence ATGAGACATATCATCGTCAAACCTGATCTGCCTGACGAATTGCAGGCTTTGATGAATATCGGGAGAAATCTTTGGTTCACCTGGAATCCTGCAGCAAACCGCTTGTTCCAGGAACTGGACCCGGAACTCTGGGAACGATGCAAGCACAATCCTATACTGCTGTTGGCCAATCTCTCACCCGAGCGCAAGGCGGAAATAACGCAGGACGCACTGCTTATGGAACGGGTACTCCAGACGGAGCAGGCGTTCGAAGATTACATAAGCAACGTAGGAATTTACTCATTTAACATCGACAAACCCATTGATTTCCGCATTGCATACTTCAGTATGGAATATGGCCTGAGCGAATGCATTCCCATATATTCGGGCGGCCTCGGTGTGCTTTCCGGGGATCACTTGAAGAGCACTTCGAACTTGCGCTTACCGCTCATGGGTATGGGGTTGCTCTATCAGAAAGGGTATTTTCAACAATACCTCAATGTAGACGGTTGGCAGCAGGAGCTGTATCCCGATAACGATTTCTACAATATGCCGGTTTCACCGGTGCTTGACGAGACAGGAAATCAGGCGAGCTTCGAATTGGACCTGGATTCCAGGCAAGTTCGGGTGCTCATATGGAAGATGCAGGTAGGACGCATTCCTCTGTATCTGTTGGATACGAATCATCCTGCCAATTCCGCTGCCAGCCGGAGGATCACAGCGGAATTGTACGGTGGTGACATTGAAATGCGTATCCAGCAGGAAATTGTCCTCGGAATAGGCGGCGCCAGAGCTTTCCATATGCTCGGTTTATGGCCGTTCGTGTACCATTTGAATGAAGGGCACGCAGCATTCGCTGCATTAGAACGCATTCGCCAGTCCATGACCACGTACAAGATACCCTTTGATGTTGCACTGGAAGCCGTTGCGGGATCGACCGTTTTTACAACGCACACGCCCGTTCCGGCAGGTATCGATCTCTTTCCTCCAGAGCTTGTGGAGCGATATTTCAGGAGGTACATGGAATCTCTCGGAATGTCCGTAAAGGATCTCCTGGAATTGGGACAGCAGAATCCCGAGGATAAGCATTCACCTCTCTCTATGGCTGTATTGGCTTTGCGCATGTCCCGCGGCGTGAACGCAGTCAGCAGGTTGCATAGCCGCGTCTCGAGGAAAATGTGGCGAGGCCTGTGGAAAGAGGTTGACGAACAAGACGTTCCCATAGGGTACGTAACGAATGGCGTGCATATTCCGTCATATCTTTCCAAAGAAATGGCAGATCTCTTTGAGAGGTATCTCGGAGAAGGCTGGATAGAAGAACCGGATAATGAGAAGATCTGGTCCGGAGTCTACGGAATTCCGCATGAAGAGCTGTGGAACATCCATGAGACGCGAAGGGACCGGCTGGTCGCTTTCTGCAGAAGAAAGGTTTACCGACAGATGCTGAACCTGGGCGGCACTTCTTTGGCAGTGCGGCGAGCCCGGGAAGTTCTCAGTCCGGAGGCTCTTACCATCGGTTTCGCTCGACGATTCGCCCCGTATAAGCGAGCCGGTCTGTTGTTTTCAGATCCTGATAGACTCCTCAAGATAATATCGGACAAGCGCAGGCCGGTGCAGTTCATTTTTGCAGGAAAAGCCCATCCCCAGGACCTGTTGGGCAAGGAAATAATCAAGAAAGTGGTGCATCAATCGAGATTGGAAGGTTTCAGGAAGAAACTCGTTTTCCTCGAAGACTACGACATCAATATAGCCCGCTATCTTGTACAGGGGGTTGATGTCTGGCTCAATACGCCCATACGTCCCATGGAAGCATGCGGTACATCAGGTATGAAAGCTGCGGCAAACGGTGCTTTGAATATGAGTATTCTCGACGGCTGGTGGCCTGAGGCATATGACGGCACAAACGGTTGGGCAATTGGCGCGGGAAAAGAATATGAAGATGCCGAATATCGCGATGACGTGGAGGCAAACGAAATTTACGAGCTGCTGGAACGCGAAGTAGTCCCGCTCTTTTTCGATCGCGGTCCTGACGGACATCCGCACGGTTGGATCGAAATGATGAAGAACAGCATGGCTACAGTGTGCGGCAAGTTCAATTCCCATCGTATGGTGGAAGAATACCTGCGCGATTATTATGTTCCCGCTGGTTGGGCCCATCAAATACTCGGGGAAAACAGGATGGCGCGGGCGCGCGAATTGCGCGATTGGAAACAGAGGATTCGGGGCTTATGGCAAAGCATCCAGGTGCTGGACATCAATCTTCCAAGCGGCGACAGAGTGGCTCTTGGAGACGACCTGGAAGTGTCCGCGACCATTCGGCTGGGAGACGTCGGAACACAAGAGGTTGTGGTGGACCTTTGCCATGGACAAGTAGAAGACGGTTCGGATCTCATGCTCAATCGCAACATTACCACCATGATGAGCTCTGAAAAAGCATCGGACGGAACATGGGTGTTCAAAGGTACGGTCCCTTGTCGTGAAACCGGAATTTACGGGTACACCGTGAGAATCCTTCCCTTCCATCCGTACCTGTTTAATCCGCTTTCCATGAACCTGGTTGTCTGGAGTTGA